A single Thermoleophilia bacterium DNA region contains:
- a CDS encoding ABC transporter substrate-binding protein — translation MADQGDQFVQDFLSRAFTRRDLLKGAAVIGAGAAMAPVIAACGGDSTTSTASPSASVAGTPKMGGHLRVAAGLGSAKETLDAHATAFTMQSMDMRFNLYDSLLEYSPEGVQQMALAESIEPNDEGTQYQVKLKSGLVFHDGTPVNADAVVASFERIVNPKNPQLAANQLRGLKSGGTKKVDDLTVLFKLEEANVIFPEALATYSAAIVPVGYDPKGGKGAIGTGPFMLASPDDFEPGVQCVFAKNPNYWREGGGPYVDQLSIIEFPDNTAQLNALLGDSVEWVQMIPGAQREVATSSGFKLLEAKTGSWIPFTMNCSTKPFNDPKVRQAFRLIVDRPQMITQAADGLQWLGNDIYGPYDPGYPKDLPQRAQDLEQAKALLKEAGYEDLAVTLTTSTSVSAGAPSAATVFAQQAKGAGVNVKVNNVNGDVFWGDEYLKWPFAMDNWGTRGYLAQAGMGTVPGALYDETHWSATRSDYMDLINEAYQTVDEDKRNELIASAATMEYEDGGYIVYAFDIQVDAYSPKVAGGVPDYSGLGSAAANARYRLVYFV, via the coding sequence GTGGCCGACCAGGGCGATCAGTTCGTTCAGGATTTCCTCTCAAGAGCCTTCACACGACGCGATCTGCTCAAGGGCGCCGCGGTGATTGGCGCCGGCGCCGCCATGGCGCCGGTGATCGCCGCCTGCGGCGGCGATTCGACGACGTCGACCGCGAGCCCGTCGGCGAGTGTCGCCGGGACGCCGAAGATGGGCGGCCATCTGCGAGTTGCCGCGGGCCTCGGCTCGGCCAAGGAGACGCTCGACGCGCACGCGACGGCGTTCACGATGCAGTCGATGGACATGCGCTTCAATCTGTACGACTCACTGCTTGAGTACAGCCCCGAAGGCGTTCAGCAGATGGCGCTTGCGGAGTCCATCGAGCCCAACGACGAGGGCACGCAGTACCAGGTCAAGCTCAAGTCGGGCCTGGTCTTCCACGACGGCACGCCCGTCAACGCCGATGCCGTGGTGGCCAGCTTCGAACGCATCGTCAACCCGAAGAACCCGCAGCTCGCCGCCAACCAGTTGCGCGGTCTCAAGTCGGGCGGCACCAAGAAGGTTGACGATCTCACCGTCCTGTTCAAGCTCGAAGAAGCGAACGTCATCTTCCCCGAAGCGCTGGCCACCTACAGCGCCGCCATCGTCCCCGTGGGGTATGACCCCAAGGGCGGCAAGGGCGCCATCGGCACCGGCCCCTTCATGCTCGCCAGCCCGGACGACTTCGAGCCCGGCGTTCAGTGCGTCTTCGCGAAGAATCCGAACTACTGGCGCGAAGGCGGCGGTCCGTACGTCGACCAGTTGTCCATCATTGAGTTCCCCGACAACACGGCGCAGCTCAACGCTCTTCTCGGCGACAGCGTCGAGTGGGTTCAGATGATTCCGGGAGCGCAGCGTGAGGTCGCCACCAGCAGCGGCTTCAAGCTCCTCGAGGCGAAGACCGGCTCGTGGATCCCGTTCACCATGAACTGCAGCACCAAGCCTTTCAACGATCCGAAGGTGCGGCAGGCGTTCCGCCTCATCGTCGATCGTCCGCAGATGATTACGCAGGCCGCCGACGGCCTGCAATGGCTCGGCAACGACATCTACGGGCCGTACGACCCCGGCTACCCGAAGGATCTGCCGCAGCGCGCTCAGGACCTCGAGCAGGCCAAGGCGCTCCTCAAGGAAGCCGGCTACGAGGATCTCGCCGTCACGCTCACGACCTCAACGTCGGTGAGCGCCGGCGCGCCCTCCGCGGCCACCGTGTTTGCGCAGCAGGCCAAGGGCGCGGGTGTCAATGTCAAGGTCAACAACGTGAACGGCGATGTCTTCTGGGGCGACGAGTACCTCAAGTGGCCGTTCGCAATGGACAACTGGGGCACGCGTGGGTACCTCGCGCAGGCGGGCATGGGTACGGTCCCCGGCGCTCTTTACGACGAGACCCACTGGTCGGCGACGCGGTCCGACTACATGGACCTCATCAACGAGGCCTACCAGACGGTCGATGAGGATAAGCGCAACGAGCTCATCGCTTCCGCGGCGACGATGGAGTACGAGGACGGCGGCTACATCGTCTACGCATTCGATATCCAGGTCGACGCCTACAGCCCCAAAGTGGCCGGAGGCGTGCCGGATTACTCCGGGCTGGGTTCGGCGGCCGCCAACGCACGCTACCGGCTGGTGTACTTCGTCTGA
- a CDS encoding molybdopterin-dependent oxidoreductase — translation MATPVPNSAAPTREVRKTLCRMCDDRCGIDVHLEDGRVVDITANQDHLWNRGRVCVKARAAVDMVYHGERLLKPLKRTAAGWEEIPLAQALDEIAARLDEIRARHGARSLSVWKGEAIGFGQQENIARRFIHAIGSPNYLSNDSMCYASRYFGFKLVDGGWPVPDLEHADCIALWGANPPFAHPNMTQYITEARRRGAKLIVVDPRLSAIARRADIHAQPLPGTDAALAWGVAHELFAMGACNREFAVRHTVGFAQVEAYAREFTVERAAAETGVAVATIRAIAAALAGAAPRVSGYVGNGLEHHENGVNSIRAIAMLDALLGTIDEVGGAQFKSAPRLNDLTLYAERPLAELGPLGADRFPVLYDLRQECHTMTALNAVLDDHPYPLRAMIVTGANPALTNPNSIRVRHALEALDLLVVRDLFMSETAALADYVLPAASFLERTELHAHTKHGVLTLTRQILSWPEVQGEYEFWRDLAQRLGAAELFPWADETALNRWLLEPSGLSLEELEEHPEGVRYAQVPARQWETDGFDTPSGKIELSSAYLGALGYDELPVYRRPAYRDDVDAERPFVLITGARKLLYLHSRFRNIARFRTAIPGPEVELHPDDALALGVQTGDVVTVTSRIGAVDVPVTVVAANEILPGVIQITHGWRDANVNLLTHDDRFDPVSGFPLMKSVAVRVAKRG, via the coding sequence ATGGCGACGCCGGTTCCCAACTCTGCGGCGCCTACGCGCGAGGTGCGCAAGACTCTCTGCCGCATGTGTGACGATCGTTGCGGCATCGACGTGCACCTCGAAGACGGACGCGTCGTCGACATCACCGCCAACCAGGATCACCTCTGGAACCGCGGCCGTGTGTGTGTGAAGGCCAGGGCCGCGGTCGACATGGTGTACCACGGCGAACGTCTGCTGAAGCCGCTCAAGCGCACTGCTGCGGGCTGGGAGGAGATTCCGCTCGCCCAGGCGCTGGACGAGATCGCTGCCCGCCTGGACGAGATCCGCGCACGGCATGGCGCGCGCAGTCTTAGTGTGTGGAAGGGCGAGGCGATCGGGTTTGGGCAGCAGGAGAACATCGCCCGCCGCTTCATCCACGCCATCGGCAGCCCGAATTACCTCTCCAACGATTCGATGTGCTACGCGTCACGCTACTTCGGCTTCAAGCTGGTCGACGGCGGCTGGCCTGTGCCGGACCTCGAACACGCGGACTGCATCGCCCTCTGGGGGGCCAATCCGCCGTTCGCGCACCCCAACATGACGCAGTACATCACCGAGGCGCGTCGGCGCGGGGCCAAGCTGATCGTCGTCGACCCGCGCCTCTCGGCAATTGCTCGCCGCGCCGACATTCACGCGCAGCCACTGCCCGGGACCGACGCTGCGCTGGCGTGGGGCGTCGCACACGAGCTCTTCGCGATGGGGGCCTGCAACCGCGAGTTCGCGGTGCGGCACACGGTGGGTTTCGCGCAGGTCGAGGCGTACGCGCGCGAATTCACTGTGGAGCGCGCCGCGGCCGAGACCGGCGTCGCTGTGGCGACGATTCGTGCCATCGCCGCGGCGCTCGCCGGCGCTGCGCCGCGCGTCTCGGGCTACGTCGGCAACGGCCTTGAGCATCACGAGAACGGCGTCAACAGCATTCGCGCGATCGCCATGCTCGACGCGCTTCTGGGCACCATCGATGAGGTTGGCGGCGCCCAGTTCAAGAGTGCGCCGCGTCTCAACGATCTGACGCTCTACGCCGAGCGGCCGCTCGCGGAGTTGGGGCCGCTCGGCGCCGATCGCTTCCCCGTCCTCTACGACTTGCGTCAGGAATGTCACACGATGACGGCGCTGAATGCCGTGCTCGACGATCATCCGTATCCGCTGCGGGCGATGATCGTTACGGGCGCCAATCCGGCCCTCACGAATCCCAATTCGATCAGGGTGCGGCACGCCCTCGAGGCGCTCGACTTACTCGTCGTGCGCGATCTCTTCATGAGCGAGACCGCCGCCTTGGCCGACTACGTGCTGCCGGCGGCCTCGTTTCTCGAGCGCACCGAGCTGCACGCACACACCAAGCACGGCGTCTTGACGTTGACGCGCCAGATTCTCTCCTGGCCGGAGGTGCAGGGTGAGTACGAGTTCTGGCGCGATCTCGCGCAACGTCTGGGCGCCGCCGAGCTCTTTCCCTGGGCCGACGAGACGGCCCTCAACCGCTGGCTCCTCGAGCCCAGCGGACTCTCGCTCGAGGAGCTCGAGGAGCATCCTGAAGGCGTGCGCTACGCTCAGGTTCCGGCGCGTCAGTGGGAGACCGATGGTTTCGACACGCCGTCCGGTAAGATCGAGCTCAGCTCGGCGTATCTGGGCGCTCTGGGTTACGACGAGCTGCCCGTGTATCGGCGTCCCGCGTACCGCGACGACGTCGACGCCGAGCGCCCCTTCGTGCTCATCACTGGGGCGCGCAAGCTGCTCTACCTGCACAGCCGCTTTCGCAACATCGCCCGCTTTCGCACGGCGATCCCTGGCCCGGAGGTGGAACTCCACCCAGACGATGCGCTCGCCCTCGGGGTGCAAACCGGCGATGTGGTCACGGTGACGTCACGGATCGGCGCCGTCGATGTCCCGGTCACGGTCGTCGCCGCTAATGAGATCTTGCCCGGCGTCATCCAGATCACCCATGGCTGGCGCGACGCCAACGTCAATCTGCTTACTCACGACGATCGCTTCGACCCTGTCAGCGGCTTCCCGCTGATGAAATCGGTCGCCGTTCGGGTCGCCAAGCGCGGTTAG
- a CDS encoding 4Fe-4S dicluster domain-containing protein: MRIVVVDPDACVACRNCEYACAFVHGGDFERAAACIRVNVYPGERACVPLTCLHCEEAACMEVCPAAAIRRDPDTGAVTIDAERCAGCKMCLLACPYGNIHIDAGAGVGRKCDLCGGDPACVRHCISGALNFVEVDEIADRRRADVDTRLIRALRLAKREE; this comes from the coding sequence ATGCGCATTGTCGTCGTAGATCCAGACGCTTGCGTCGCCTGTCGCAACTGCGAGTACGCCTGCGCGTTTGTGCATGGCGGCGACTTCGAACGCGCTGCGGCATGCATTCGCGTGAATGTCTACCCCGGGGAGCGCGCTTGCGTGCCGCTCACCTGCCTCCACTGCGAAGAGGCCGCGTGCATGGAGGTGTGCCCGGCGGCGGCGATTCGCCGCGACCCGGACACCGGCGCCGTGACCATCGACGCCGAACGTTGTGCCGGCTGCAAGATGTGCCTGTTGGCCTGCCCGTACGGCAACATTCACATCGACGCCGGCGCCGGTGTGGGCCGCAAGTGCGATCTCTGCGGCGGCGATCCCGCCTGTGTGCGGCACTGCATCTCGGGAGCGCTCAACTTCGTGGAGGTTGACGAGATCGCCGATCGCCGCAGGGCGGACGTGGACACGCGTCTCATCCGCGCCCTGCGTCTGGCGAAGAGGGAGGAGTAG
- a CDS encoding FAD-dependent oxidoreductase, with translation MLHVAIVGNSAAGLSALEALRARDRAARVTLVSAEEGPAYSRVLLPYFLGGKIREQGLRIRSAGFYEAHGAETLFAMPVEGIDVAARRLEFAGGRRLGFDRLLLATGASPVRPPIPGLDGPQVHSLWTLGDALRLDALLRPGARVLVLGAGFVALQAASAAARREAHVTVVEIADQVLPRVLDVPAARLVRAQMEAHGVVVHTATRTESVERSRVGELRVHAGGLEPIAVDVIVVGAGIRPNDGLLSQAVSTDGPGFFVDAAMGTVVHGVFAAGDVARAPVLDGGPPQVHGLWPAAIEQGRVAGANLVGGDAVYPGSLSMNVCEVFGLTVASLGRVVEEPGDDVELVPNLEGLRYLKLVRRAGIPVGAVAVGSPQAAVLLGRVRPFVRRRRPLPGLTELLESRDLAELLDVRGIAEDARRVMRKANQEEAACALSS, from the coding sequence ATGCTGCACGTTGCGATTGTAGGGAACAGCGCCGCCGGCCTGAGCGCTCTCGAGGCGCTGCGCGCTCGCGATCGCGCCGCGCGAGTCACACTTGTCTCTGCGGAGGAGGGCCCCGCCTATTCGCGCGTGCTGCTGCCCTACTTCCTCGGCGGCAAGATCCGCGAGCAAGGTCTGCGCATCCGTAGCGCGGGCTTCTACGAAGCGCACGGCGCGGAAACGCTGTTCGCGATGCCTGTGGAAGGCATCGATGTGGCCGCTCGCCGGTTGGAGTTCGCTGGCGGTCGCCGGCTCGGCTTTGATCGGCTCCTGCTGGCGACCGGCGCGAGTCCGGTGCGGCCGCCGATCCCCGGGCTGGACGGGCCGCAGGTTCACTCGCTGTGGACGCTCGGCGATGCGTTGCGACTGGATGCGCTGCTGCGTCCGGGCGCGCGAGTTCTCGTGCTGGGGGCGGGGTTCGTCGCTCTTCAGGCGGCATCCGCGGCGGCGCGCCGTGAGGCACACGTCACAGTGGTGGAGATCGCCGATCAGGTCCTGCCGCGCGTCCTCGACGTGCCTGCGGCGCGTCTCGTGCGCGCTCAGATGGAGGCACACGGAGTTGTGGTGCATACGGCGACGCGCACTGAGTCCGTGGAACGAAGTCGCGTCGGTGAGCTGCGCGTCCACGCCGGCGGGCTCGAGCCTATCGCCGTTGACGTGATCGTCGTCGGTGCGGGCATCCGGCCGAACGACGGTTTGCTGTCACAGGCGGTGTCAACCGACGGACCCGGGTTCTTCGTCGATGCGGCGATGGGCACCGTCGTCCACGGTGTTTTCGCCGCCGGCGACGTCGCCCGGGCACCGGTGCTCGACGGCGGACCACCGCAGGTTCACGGGCTGTGGCCGGCAGCCATCGAACAGGGCCGGGTCGCCGGCGCCAACCTGGTCGGCGGGGACGCCGTCTACCCCGGCAGTCTCAGCATGAACGTCTGCGAGGTCTTCGGACTCACGGTCGCCTCGCTGGGCCGGGTCGTGGAGGAGCCGGGCGACGATGTCGAGCTCGTCCCGAATCTAGAGGGGCTTCGCTACCTCAAGCTGGTGCGCCGCGCGGGGATTCCCGTGGGAGCGGTGGCTGTGGGGTCGCCGCAGGCGGCGGTGCTTCTGGGACGGGTGCGGCCGTTCGTGCGTCGACGACGGCCGTTGCCGGGTCTCACGGAGCTGCTCGAGTCCCGCGATCTCGCGGAGTTGCTCGACGTTCGGGGCATCGCTGAGGATGCGCGCCGAGTCATGCGCAAAGCGAATCAAGAGGAGGCGGCATGCGCATTGTCGTCGTAG
- a CDS encoding trimethylamine methyltransferase family protein: MKNVRNASCVGRLSFLSAEQKRDVYNAALEVLATVGMVVQHEGARDLLRDAGAHETAAGRVLIPKHLVEAARLSAPAMVNVYDRGGMLAMELGGYNSYFGTGSDLMFTYDLESGERRPSVLEDVRRAARLCDALPNIDFIMSSAHPTDQNPHHSYLLSFEAMLENSTKPLVMTAENDGDLGVMIAVAAALRGGAQELRDKPYFVVYNEPTSPLTHPVESVDKLLLCADAGVPAIYSPAPLAGATAPVTVAGHLVQGLAESLFGLVMHQLRRPGAPFLIGVGSAVLDLSTAQSSYNDYGYLAGYMCLVEMAKWLDLPNWGNAGTSDSQVFDAQAGMEASQITFLAMQAGSNLAHDVGYLDFGLTCSLEEIVAMDEFIALNRKLLQGFEIDRETLAVEAVAKVGPGGNFMASKHTRQHIREGWRPTILNRFGRDGWLAAGSLDLAARARDKAQGLLAAREVPPLPPDVAEAAARLIGEFTAATPA; the protein is encoded by the coding sequence GTGAAGAACGTGCGCAACGCCTCGTGTGTGGGTCGCTTGAGCTTCCTGTCCGCCGAGCAGAAGCGCGATGTGTACAACGCCGCGCTGGAGGTTCTCGCTACGGTCGGGATGGTCGTTCAACACGAAGGCGCCCGCGACCTGCTGCGCGACGCGGGCGCTCACGAGACCGCTGCCGGGCGCGTGCTCATCCCCAAGCATCTCGTTGAGGCGGCGCGCCTCTCCGCTCCCGCGATGGTGAACGTGTACGACCGCGGGGGCATGCTGGCGATGGAGTTGGGCGGCTACAACAGCTACTTCGGCACCGGCTCGGATCTCATGTTCACCTACGATCTGGAGAGTGGCGAGCGCCGGCCGAGTGTGCTCGAGGACGTACGTCGCGCCGCTCGTCTCTGCGACGCGCTGCCGAACATCGACTTCATCATGAGCTCGGCTCACCCCACCGATCAGAACCCGCATCACTCGTATCTCCTGAGCTTTGAGGCGATGTTGGAGAACAGCACCAAGCCCCTCGTGATGACGGCGGAGAACGACGGCGACCTCGGGGTCATGATCGCCGTCGCGGCTGCTTTGCGCGGAGGCGCGCAGGAGCTCCGCGACAAGCCGTACTTCGTCGTCTACAACGAGCCGACGAGCCCGCTGACGCATCCGGTCGAGAGCGTCGACAAGCTGCTTCTTTGTGCCGACGCCGGCGTACCTGCGATCTACTCGCCGGCGCCCCTGGCCGGCGCCACGGCGCCGGTCACGGTCGCCGGACATCTCGTTCAGGGTCTCGCCGAGAGTCTCTTCGGTCTGGTCATGCATCAGCTGCGTCGGCCCGGGGCGCCGTTTCTCATTGGCGTGGGATCAGCGGTGCTCGATCTCAGCACCGCGCAGTCGAGCTACAACGACTACGGTTACCTCGCGGGCTACATGTGCCTGGTCGAGATGGCGAAGTGGCTGGATCTGCCGAACTGGGGCAACGCCGGCACCAGCGACAGTCAGGTCTTCGACGCTCAAGCGGGCATGGAAGCGTCGCAGATCACCTTCCTCGCCATGCAGGCGGGCTCCAATCTGGCGCACGACGTCGGCTATCTCGATTTTGGACTCACATGCTCCCTCGAGGAGATCGTTGCCATGGACGAGTTCATCGCGCTCAATCGCAAACTCCTGCAGGGCTTCGAGATCGACCGCGAGACGCTTGCGGTCGAGGCCGTCGCCAAGGTCGGTCCGGGCGGCAACTTCATGGCCAGCAAACACACTCGCCAGCACATTCGCGAGGGCTGGCGTCCGACGATACTCAACCGGTTCGGGCGCGACGGCTGGCTCGCGGCCGGGTCCCTCGACCTTGCGGCACGGGCGCGCGACAAGGCGCAAGGCCTGCTGGCGGCGCGCGAGGTGCCGCCGTTGCCGCCGGACGTTGCGGAGGCGGCGGCGCGACTCATCGGCGAGTTCACGGCGGCGACGCCGGCGTGA
- a CDS encoding ABC transporter substrate-binding protein yields the protein MIDGTQYTARLKSDLVFHDGTPVTADAVVYSFERILNPKNPGLAAQQLRGLAPGGTKKVDKLTVRFELSEPNAIFPEALSAYSAGIVPVDYDPKGGVGAIGTGPFMLASADDFKPGQQATFVKNPNYWREGGGPYVDKITFIEFADTTAQMNALLGGNVEFVQMIPGAQRDVATGEGFELLEAKTGSWVPFTMNCNVKPFDDVRVRQAFRLIVDRPQMITQAADGLQWLGNDMYAPFDPGYPKDLAQRAQDIEQAKSLLKQAGYDGDLSVTLTTSTAVSNGAPAAATVFAQQAKAAGVDVKLNNVNGDVFWGDQYLKYQFAMDNWGTRGYLAQAGFGSLPKAVYNETHWADQKPEYVELVNQAYKTVDDAARNELISQAATLEYEEGGYIIYAFDNQVDAFSPKVAGAVADFSGLALAACGSRYRLVYFV from the coding sequence GTGATCGATGGCACGCAGTACACTGCGCGGCTCAAGTCGGACCTCGTCTTCCACGACGGCACGCCGGTCACTGCTGACGCCGTCGTCTACTCCTTCGAGCGCATCCTCAATCCGAAGAACCCGGGCCTCGCGGCGCAGCAGCTACGCGGTCTCGCGCCGGGCGGCACCAAGAAGGTCGACAAGCTCACGGTGCGCTTCGAGCTGTCGGAGCCGAACGCCATCTTCCCGGAGGCGCTCTCGGCTTACTCCGCCGGCATCGTCCCTGTCGACTACGACCCCAAGGGCGGTGTGGGCGCCATCGGCACCGGCCCCTTCATGCTGGCCAGTGCCGACGACTTCAAGCCGGGGCAGCAGGCCACCTTCGTCAAGAATCCGAACTACTGGCGTGAGGGTGGCGGTCCCTATGTCGACAAGATCACGTTCATCGAGTTCGCCGACACGACGGCGCAGATGAACGCTCTGCTCGGCGGCAACGTCGAGTTCGTGCAGATGATTCCGGGCGCGCAACGGGATGTCGCTACCGGTGAGGGGTTCGAGCTCCTCGAGGCGAAGACGGGCTCCTGGGTGCCGTTCACGATGAACTGTAACGTCAAGCCGTTCGACGACGTGCGCGTACGCCAGGCTTTTCGCCTCATCGTCGACCGGCCGCAGATGATCACGCAGGCGGCCGACGGTCTGCAGTGGCTCGGGAACGACATGTACGCCCCCTTCGATCCGGGGTACCCGAAGGACCTGGCGCAGCGCGCCCAAGACATCGAGCAGGCGAAGTCGCTGCTGAAGCAGGCGGGGTACGACGGCGATCTCAGTGTCACGCTGACGACGTCGACGGCGGTGAGCAACGGGGCGCCCGCGGCGGCCACCGTATTCGCGCAGCAGGCAAAGGCCGCCGGGGTGGACGTCAAGCTGAACAACGTGAACGGCGACGTCTTCTGGGGCGACCAGTACCTGAAGTACCAGTTCGCGATGGACAACTGGGGCACGCGTGGGTATCTGGCGCAGGCCGGATTCGGTTCGCTGCCGAAGGCGGTGTACAACGAGACGCACTGGGCCGATCAGAAGCCCGAGTATGTGGAACTCGTCAACCAGGCGTACAAGACGGTTGACGATGCTGCGCGCAACGAGCTGATCTCGCAGGCGGCGACGCTCGAGTACGAGGAGGGCGGCTACATCATCTACGCCTTCGACAACCAGGTCGACGCCTTCAGTCCCAAGGTCGCAGGTGCCGTTGCGGACTTCTCGGGGCTCGCACTGGCGGCCTGTGGCTCCCGCTACCGTCTGGTGTACTTCGTCTGA
- the larA gene encoding nickel-dependent lactate racemase has product MPAPLTSVEIPYGSSSLSAEVPGPLLFSGELEELPEVADLEAALLAQLESPIGTPPLRELAAGRTNVVVLVEDATRHTPVDRILPVLFDELNRAGVSDEHIEILTAPGTHRILTDDELRAKIGERSIGRVRVSQHDCLDLASLADLEPVHAGGVEIPVQVNRRILEADLLIGLGNILPHCGAGFSGGAKILQPGVCGVATTSATHIAATLLPEIPLGDMDSPVRVGIEEVARRAGLSFIINVVRDPKGRVVTVVAGDFVAAHRQGVEVSRRAYAVELPALADIVVVSSFPADIDWWQGEKGLIAASFAVRQGGVIVLATPCPEGLEHNHPLLRDWLALTYAEGCARIRTLDPADVSADLISADLGVDNAKIREKATILVVTDGLEDDDIELLGYEKVPTLQAGVDRALELIPGGTIGLLPYGGDCLPLIAPRL; this is encoded by the coding sequence ATGCCGGCGCCCCTTACTTCTGTCGAGATCCCCTACGGCAGCTCGAGTCTGAGCGCCGAGGTGCCCGGTCCGCTGCTCTTCAGCGGCGAGCTCGAGGAGCTTCCCGAGGTCGCCGACCTCGAGGCGGCGCTGCTGGCGCAGCTCGAGTCGCCGATCGGTACGCCGCCGCTGCGAGAGCTCGCCGCCGGACGTACGAACGTCGTCGTGCTCGTCGAAGACGCGACGCGGCACACGCCGGTCGACCGCATCCTGCCGGTGCTCTTCGACGAGCTCAATCGGGCCGGTGTTTCCGATGAGCACATCGAGATCCTCACCGCTCCCGGGACGCACCGCATTCTCACCGACGACGAGCTGCGTGCCAAGATCGGCGAGCGCTCCATCGGTCGCGTGCGCGTCTCGCAGCACGACTGCCTGGACCTGGCATCGCTCGCCGATCTCGAACCGGTGCATGCCGGTGGCGTGGAGATCCCGGTCCAGGTCAATCGGCGGATCCTCGAGGCGGATCTTCTCATCGGCCTCGGCAACATCCTGCCGCACTGCGGCGCCGGATTCTCCGGCGGCGCCAAGATCCTGCAGCCGGGCGTCTGCGGGGTCGCGACCACCTCGGCGACGCACATCGCCGCCACGCTGCTCCCCGAGATCCCGCTGGGCGACATGGACAGCCCGGTGCGCGTCGGCATCGAGGAGGTCGCGCGGCGTGCCGGACTCAGCTTCATCATCAACGTCGTGCGCGATCCCAAGGGTCGGGTGGTCACCGTAGTCGCCGGCGACTTTGTCGCCGCCCATCGCCAGGGTGTCGAGGTCTCACGACGGGCGTATGCGGTTGAGTTGCCGGCGCTCGCCGACATCGTCGTCGTCAGCTCGTTTCCGGCCGACATCGACTGGTGGCAGGGCGAGAAGGGCCTCATCGCCGCCTCCTTCGCCGTCAGGCAAGGCGGCGTCATCGTACTCGCTACTCCTTGTCCGGAGGGTCTCGAGCACAACCACCCCCTTCTGCGTGATTGGCTCGCCCTCACGTATGCGGAGGGGTGCGCGCGCATCCGTACCCTCGATCCGGCGGACGTGTCTGCCGACCTCATCTCAGCCGACCTGGGCGTCGACAACGCCAAGATCCGCGAGAAGGCGACGATCCTCGTGGTCACCGACGGGCTGGAAGACGACGACATCGAGCTCCTCGGCTACGAGAAGGTTCCTACGCTGCAGGCGGGTGTGGACCGTGCTCTCGAGCTCATACCGGGAGGCACGATCGGTCTGCTGCCGTATGGCGGCGATTGCCTGCCGCTGATCGCGCCGCGGCTCTAG